In the Corynebacterium gerontici genome, one interval contains:
- a CDS encoding protein adenylyltransferase SelO family protein — MLSHTFADALPQFATPWRVEAWPDPDIKLLNPDFQLADGTLLHILSRPGHAQAYAGHQFGQFVPMLGDGRAVLLGAMNTPEGLKEVHVKGAGPTPFSRGGDGKAQLGPVLREYFISEFMHAIGVPTTRGLAVITTGEKIARQQVQPGAALVRGADSHLRVGTFQLAATRGREHVLAALRYSAGVLGLEAETEEALAEQFLRRVMHSQATLVAKWMRMGFVHGVMNTDNCSITGETLDYGPCAFLDDFDGDAVFSSIDHQGRYRYRNQPQMAAWNMVRLAECFVGIVDVDTLNGLVQEFPALYRRAWVEVMAPAIGLQPSPEVETLLDDLLEILQEHKPDYYGLIRGLRVDPMRSSNWQEPWLRSWRAMEPDLELMREHFPNWFPRNHIVEEVIQAGLADDWGFVHQQLAYARDPFNAPVASPPKDPAPYVTYCGT; from the coding sequence ATGCTCTCCCACACATTCGCCGACGCCCTGCCACAATTCGCAACTCCCTGGCGCGTTGAGGCGTGGCCAGATCCGGATATCAAGCTGCTCAACCCTGATTTTCAGCTTGCCGACGGCACCCTGCTCCACATCCTTTCCCGCCCCGGACACGCGCAGGCGTACGCGGGCCACCAGTTCGGCCAATTCGTGCCGATGCTCGGCGACGGACGCGCGGTGCTCCTTGGCGCCATGAATACGCCCGAGGGCTTGAAAGAGGTGCACGTCAAAGGCGCCGGGCCCACTCCCTTCTCGCGCGGCGGGGACGGCAAAGCGCAGCTTGGCCCAGTGCTGCGGGAGTACTTCATCAGCGAATTCATGCACGCCATCGGCGTGCCTACCACACGCGGGCTGGCGGTTATCACTACGGGAGAAAAGATCGCGCGCCAGCAAGTGCAACCCGGCGCGGCCTTGGTGCGTGGGGCTGATTCGCACCTGCGGGTGGGCACCTTCCAGCTTGCGGCAACGCGCGGGCGTGAGCATGTTCTCGCAGCGCTTCGATATTCGGCGGGAGTGCTTGGGCTGGAGGCGGAAACCGAAGAGGCGCTCGCTGAGCAATTCCTGCGCCGCGTGATGCACTCCCAGGCGACGCTAGTGGCCAAGTGGATGCGCATGGGCTTTGTGCACGGGGTGATGAATACCGATAACTGTTCCATCACGGGCGAAACGCTCGACTACGGCCCGTGCGCCTTCCTCGACGATTTCGATGGTGACGCAGTGTTTTCCTCCATTGACCACCAGGGGCGCTACCGTTATCGCAATCAACCCCAGATGGCTGCCTGGAACATGGTGCGCCTCGCCGAATGTTTCGTAGGCATCGTGGATGTGGACACCCTCAACGGCTTGGTTCAGGAATTTCCCGCTCTCTACCGTCGCGCTTGGGTTGAGGTAATGGCACCGGCAATCGGGTTGCAGCCTTCGCCGGAAGTAGAGACGTTGCTCGACGATCTGCTTGAGATACTCCAAGAACACAAGCCGGACTACTACGGGCTGATTCGTGGTCTGCGTGTCGATCCGATGCGATCCTCCAATTGGCAGGAGCCGTGGTTGCGTAGCTGGCGCGCGATGGAACCCGACCTCGAACTCATGCGAGAGCACTTCCCAAACTGGTTTCCCCGCAACCACATCGTTGAGGAGGTTATCCAGGCCGGGCTCGCCGATGACTGGGGCTTCGTTCACCAGCAGCTCGCATATGCGCGCGACCCGTTCAACGCACCGGTGGCATCCCCGCCGAAGGATCCCGCGCCTTACGTCACCTACTGCGGCACCTAA
- a CDS encoding proline--tRNA ligase — protein MITRLSNLFLRTLREDPADAEVLSHKLLVRAGYIRRVAPGVYTLLPLGLRTVRNIENVVREEMDRFGAQELLFPALLPREPYEKTNRWTEYGPNLFRLKDRKDADYLLGPTHEEMFTTAVKDMYSSYKDFPVTLYQIQTKYRDEERPRAGILRGREFVMKDSYSFDMTDEGLEQSYQNHRKAYQAIFDRLGVNYAICFATSGAMGGSASEEFLAISPNGEDTFVRATEGDYAANVEAVVTQPGVERDPAEAPEAVEHDTPQSETIAALVEWANNVGVQVEGRAVEASDTLKCIVVKIKQPGAEEWELAGVLLPGDREVDMKRLEASLEPAEVELASEADFAKNDFLVKGYVGPRALAANEAKVYADPRVVRGTSWITGADAPQLHVVGLTVGRDFEIDEYIEAAEVKEGDPAPEGQGVLTLERGIEIGHIFQLGRKYTEAFDVQILDENGKRAVPTMGSYGIGVTRLLGVLAEQHADEKGLNWPVEVAPYKVHVVVANKDPEAAEAAEKLVAELDQAGIDVLFDDRPKVSPGVKFKDAELLGMPYVVVFGRAFKESKVEVRRAGQEAEELPADKLPQAVIDLVK, from the coding sequence ATGATTACACGCCTTTCTAACCTGTTTCTGCGCACGTTGCGCGAGGATCCCGCAGACGCTGAAGTTCTAAGCCACAAGCTGCTGGTTCGCGCTGGTTACATTCGCCGTGTCGCCCCAGGCGTGTACACCCTCCTGCCGCTCGGTCTGCGCACAGTGCGCAACATCGAAAACGTTGTCCGCGAGGAGATGGATCGCTTCGGTGCCCAGGAGCTACTCTTCCCTGCGCTTCTGCCCCGCGAGCCCTATGAGAAGACCAACCGTTGGACGGAGTACGGGCCGAACCTTTTCCGTCTGAAGGATCGCAAGGACGCTGACTACCTGCTCGGCCCCACGCACGAGGAGATGTTCACCACCGCGGTGAAGGACATGTATTCCTCCTACAAGGATTTCCCGGTCACCCTGTACCAGATCCAGACCAAGTATCGCGATGAAGAGCGGCCCCGCGCCGGCATCCTCCGTGGCCGCGAGTTCGTGATGAAGGATTCCTATTCCTTCGACATGACCGATGAGGGCCTCGAGCAGTCTTATCAGAACCACCGCAAGGCGTACCAGGCGATTTTCGATCGCCTTGGCGTGAACTACGCCATTTGCTTTGCGACGTCCGGCGCCATGGGTGGCAGCGCCTCGGAGGAATTCTTGGCGATCTCGCCTAATGGTGAAGACACCTTTGTGCGCGCCACCGAGGGCGATTACGCGGCCAATGTGGAGGCTGTGGTGACGCAGCCCGGTGTTGAGCGCGATCCCGCTGAGGCACCCGAGGCCGTGGAGCACGACACTCCGCAGTCCGAGACAATTGCTGCCTTGGTTGAGTGGGCCAACAATGTTGGCGTGCAGGTGGAAGGCCGCGCCGTCGAGGCTTCTGACACCCTGAAGTGCATCGTGGTGAAAATCAAGCAGCCTGGCGCCGAGGAGTGGGAACTCGCGGGTGTGCTGCTGCCCGGTGATAGGGAAGTGGATATGAAGCGCCTGGAGGCATCCCTTGAGCCCGCTGAGGTGGAGCTCGCCTCCGAGGCTGACTTTGCCAAGAACGACTTCCTGGTCAAGGGCTACGTTGGCCCAAGGGCGCTGGCTGCTAACGAGGCGAAGGTGTACGCAGATCCTCGCGTTGTGCGTGGAACTTCGTGGATCACCGGCGCTGACGCACCGCAGCTCCACGTGGTTGGCTTGACCGTTGGCCGCGACTTCGAGATCGACGAGTACATCGAGGCCGCCGAGGTTAAGGAAGGTGACCCGGCACCCGAAGGCCAGGGCGTGCTCACCCTGGAACGTGGCATCGAGATCGGTCACATCTTCCAGCTTGGCCGCAAGTACACTGAGGCCTTTGACGTGCAGATTCTGGACGAAAACGGCAAGCGCGCCGTGCCCACCATGGGGTCCTACGGCATCGGCGTGACCCGGCTGCTGGGTGTGCTGGCCGAACAGCACGCCGACGAGAAGGGCTTGAATTGGCCCGTTGAGGTTGCGCCCTACAAGGTGCACGTGGTGGTGGCCAACAAAGACCCCGAGGCTGCTGAGGCTGCGGAGAAGCTGGTTGCCGAGCTTGATCAGGCCGGCATCGACGTTTTGTTTGACGATCGTCCGAAGGTGAGCCCCGGCGTGAAATTCAAGGACGCCGAGCTGCTCGGCATGCCCTATGTGGTTGTGTTTGGCCGCGCCTTCAAGGAAAGCAAGGTAGAGGTGCGCCGAGCGGGGCAGGAGGCTGAGGAGCTGCCGGCGGATAAACTGCCCCAGGCAGTAATTGACCTAGTGAAGTAG
- a CDS encoding cobyrinate a,c-diamide synthase yields MVVAAPDWKHGAATGVVIAATSSGSGKTTIATGLIAALAKRMQVAPFKVGPDYIDPGYHGMAAGRRGRNLDTVMCGRELVQGLYAHGSSGLDIAVVEGVMGLFDGRITANPTHTEALAEGSTAEVAALLGLPVVLVVDVRGTSQSVGAIVRGFATAEDSVRIAGVILNKVGTSRHAEVCRQAVEAQGVPVLGAIPRVDHAEVPSRHLGLVTSGELAQAREAIDAMAQMVEQYVDIDAVVQLARRPHVEAMWEPGAAAVTQRPVIAMTGGPAFSFTYAEHVEMLQAMGAQVVDFDPLHEDLPACAALIIPGGFPEEHCAALASRTALREQVRAAIEAGMPVHAECAGLLWLLDSLGDHEMLGVIGTSAAMGRRLTLGYREAVALSDSLLFRAGERVMGHEFHHTQLESQSVPGFAPAWGWRLWDGKAAQEGFVRAHVHASYLHVHPAAIPEAMRRFVQAAADFHARTAAKV; encoded by the coding sequence ATGGTAGTTGCTGCACCTGATTGGAAACATGGAGCGGCGACCGGCGTGGTGATTGCGGCGACCAGTTCCGGCTCGGGCAAAACCACCATCGCAACAGGGCTGATCGCCGCTCTAGCCAAACGCATGCAGGTGGCGCCGTTCAAAGTGGGCCCCGACTACATTGACCCCGGCTATCACGGTATGGCCGCCGGGAGGCGAGGTCGCAACCTAGACACCGTGATGTGTGGCCGAGAGCTTGTCCAAGGGCTCTACGCCCACGGTTCCTCCGGTCTCGACATTGCGGTGGTTGAAGGGGTGATGGGGCTTTTCGACGGCCGCATCACCGCCAATCCCACCCACACCGAGGCCCTCGCTGAAGGCTCCACCGCCGAGGTGGCAGCGCTTTTAGGGTTGCCGGTGGTGCTGGTGGTGGACGTGCGCGGCACCAGTCAATCAGTGGGCGCTATTGTGCGTGGCTTTGCTACCGCAGAAGATTCGGTGCGTATCGCCGGGGTGATCCTGAACAAGGTGGGCACGTCGCGCCACGCCGAAGTCTGCCGCCAGGCGGTTGAGGCGCAAGGAGTACCGGTGCTTGGGGCGATACCTCGCGTGGACCATGCCGAAGTGCCTTCGCGGCACCTTGGCCTCGTAACTTCCGGTGAGCTTGCCCAAGCGCGTGAGGCCATCGACGCCATGGCGCAGATGGTCGAGCAATATGTGGATATTGATGCCGTGGTGCAACTTGCCCGGCGGCCTCATGTGGAGGCTATGTGGGAGCCCGGCGCTGCTGCTGTCACGCAGCGGCCGGTCATTGCTATGACGGGCGGACCTGCGTTTTCCTTCACCTACGCCGAGCACGTTGAGATGCTGCAGGCAATGGGCGCGCAGGTGGTGGATTTCGACCCCCTCCATGAGGATCTACCCGCGTGCGCTGCACTCATTATTCCCGGTGGTTTCCCCGAGGAGCACTGCGCTGCGCTGGCGTCTCGAACGGCGCTTCGCGAGCAGGTTCGCGCAGCGATCGAGGCAGGCATGCCGGTGCATGCGGAATGCGCTGGATTGTTGTGGTTGCTGGATTCGCTCGGCGATCACGAGATGCTCGGGGTGATCGGCACTTCTGCTGCGATGGGCCGCAGGCTCACCCTCGGCTACCGCGAAGCGGTGGCGTTGTCAGATTCGCTGCTGTTTCGCGCAGGCGAGCGCGTGATGGGCCACGAGTTCCATCACACGCAGCTCGAATCTCAATCAGTTCCGGGTTTTGCACCTGCTTGGGGCTGGCGATTGTGGGATGGCAAGGCTGCTCAGGAGGGATTTGTGCGCGCTCATGTGCATGCGTCCTATCTGCATGTCCACCCGGCGGCGATCCCAGAGGCGATGCGCAGATTTGTGCAAGCCGCCGCTGATTTCCACGCCCGAACGGCCGCGAAAGTTTAG
- a CDS encoding DedA family protein — MEEKPLKEQSKAPLEHGEEQRRGASASEENPLAMLTANPTKADYWCLGLMLVAGVYGLAIMPLRAWMLAELSRLPWLVALTGSGTGTAALGSAIKVGENLPVLWPIVLGALMLIKFNFVYCWAGKLWGRKIINMWASSSKRSARNYARAERVVDKVGPFGFFLAYLPIPLPIGLVVFTVAGIRGMKLWWFMVLNYISALLWRGAYFWFGYAVGEPAVDLLKQYAEISNYVVIAIVVFVIWSARKNPAGGMKTTGAQ, encoded by the coding sequence GTGGAAGAAAAGCCCCTGAAAGAACAGTCCAAAGCACCCCTGGAGCACGGTGAGGAGCAGCGGCGTGGGGCGTCGGCAAGCGAGGAAAACCCGCTGGCGATGCTCACCGCCAACCCAACCAAGGCCGACTATTGGTGTTTAGGGCTCATGCTTGTGGCGGGTGTCTATGGTCTGGCGATCATGCCGCTGCGCGCTTGGATGCTCGCAGAACTTTCACGCCTGCCGTGGCTCGTAGCGCTTACGGGCTCGGGAACTGGTACTGCGGCGCTCGGCTCTGCCATCAAGGTGGGCGAGAATTTGCCGGTGCTATGGCCGATCGTGTTGGGCGCTCTCATGTTGATCAAGTTCAACTTTGTGTACTGTTGGGCTGGCAAGCTGTGGGGCCGCAAGATCATCAACATGTGGGCGAGCTCTTCCAAACGCTCCGCGCGAAACTATGCCCGTGCTGAACGCGTAGTGGACAAGGTGGGGCCTTTCGGTTTCTTCCTGGCGTACCTGCCCATTCCGCTGCCCATTGGGCTGGTGGTATTCACGGTGGCCGGTATCCGAGGGATGAAGCTCTGGTGGTTCATGGTGCTCAACTACATTTCGGCACTGCTGTGGCGCGGGGCGTATTTCTGGTTCGGCTACGCCGTGGGTGAACCGGCCGTTGATCTGCTGAAACAATACGCAGAGATTTCAAACTACGTGGTGATCGCTATCGTGGTGTTCGTGATTTGGTCCGCCCGGAAGAACCCAGCGGGCGGCATGAAAACAACAGGCGCACAGTAG
- the cobO gene encoding cob(I)yrinic acid a,c-diamide adenosyltransferase, with amino-acid sequence MAQGKLDPANIPDDGLTTRQRRNLPITAVHTGPGKGKSTAAFGMAMRAWNQGLNVGVFQFVKSAKWRVGEESVFKRLGELHELTGEGGAVEWHKMGEGWSWSKKQGSEEDHARDAAEGWEEIKRRLAQEAHDIYVLDEFTYPIKWGWIDVDDVVETLKDRPGKQHVVMTGRDADPKLVEIADLVTEMTKIKHPFDAGRKGQKGIEW; translated from the coding sequence GTGGCACAAGGCAAACTCGATCCAGCAAACATTCCAGATGACGGCCTGACCACCCGCCAACGTCGCAATCTTCCCATCACTGCGGTGCACACCGGTCCTGGCAAGGGCAAGTCCACAGCAGCGTTCGGCATGGCAATGCGCGCCTGGAATCAAGGGCTGAATGTGGGAGTATTTCAGTTTGTGAAGTCCGCCAAGTGGCGCGTGGGCGAAGAAAGTGTGTTCAAGCGCTTAGGGGAGCTGCATGAACTGACCGGCGAAGGCGGTGCCGTGGAGTGGCACAAGATGGGCGAGGGGTGGTCCTGGTCCAAGAAACAGGGCTCCGAGGAAGATCATGCGCGCGATGCCGCCGAAGGCTGGGAGGAGATCAAACGCCGCCTGGCCCAGGAAGCACACGACATCTACGTGTTGGATGAGTTCACCTATCCCATCAAGTGGGGCTGGATTGACGTTGATGATGTGGTGGAAACCCTCAAAGACCGCCCCGGTAAGCAGCATGTGGTGATGACGGGGCGCGATGCTGACCCAAAGCTCGTGGAGATCGCCGACCTCGTTACCGAAATGACCAAGATCAAACATCCCTTTGATGCCGGACGCAAAGGCCAAAAGGGGATCGAATGGTAG
- a CDS encoding vWA domain-containing protein has protein sequence MFQRRGLGEEGIPGRRSRAYSAQGTSVRAIKGGHGLHLVGTVRAAAERGAVIDGEMLRLQARDLRGQLRRGMESNLIVFVVDASGSMAARDRLESVTGAVVSMLQDAYQRRDKVAVISVRGAQPEVVLPPTGSIDVAVRRLEGLKTGGRTPLGEGLMLAHEMIQREHRKEPGRRALLVVLSDGRATGAAGLDGSRNAAALIQQRGLAGSVVIDAEQGKRIKLGLAKELAWQLGGICVQLEHLSADALSEVVAAV, from the coding sequence GTGTTTCAACGCCGAGGCCTCGGGGAAGAGGGGATCCCGGGCCGGCGCTCCAGGGCGTACTCCGCACAAGGTACGAGTGTGCGCGCGATCAAGGGAGGACACGGCCTTCACCTGGTGGGCACAGTGCGTGCGGCAGCAGAACGCGGCGCGGTCATCGACGGGGAGATGCTGCGCTTGCAGGCCCGGGATCTGCGCGGGCAGTTGCGTCGTGGCATGGAGTCGAACTTGATCGTCTTTGTGGTCGACGCCTCTGGCTCCATGGCGGCACGCGATCGCCTGGAATCGGTGACCGGCGCGGTGGTGTCGATGTTGCAGGACGCCTATCAACGCCGCGACAAAGTGGCGGTGATTTCTGTACGTGGCGCACAACCGGAAGTGGTGCTGCCGCCCACCGGCTCTATCGACGTCGCAGTGCGCCGCTTGGAAGGGCTGAAAACAGGTGGCCGAACACCGCTTGGCGAAGGCCTCATGCTCGCCCACGAGATGATACAGCGCGAGCACCGCAAGGAGCCGGGCCGCAGGGCGCTGTTGGTGGTGCTCTCCGATGGTCGCGCCACCGGTGCCGCTGGGCTGGATGGCTCTCGCAATGCCGCAGCATTGATTCAACAGCGCGGTTTGGCGGGCAGTGTGGTGATTGACGCCGAACAGGGCAAGCGCATCAAGCTCGGTTTGGCCAAGGAACTCGCTTGGCAGCTTGGCGGCATTTGTGTGCAACTCGAGCACCTCAGTGCCGATGCACTCAGTGAAGTAGTGGCTGCCGTTTAG
- a CDS encoding isochorismatase family cysteine hydrolase, producing the protein MHRESTALLVVDVQAGFISPYTQRALPRIHELIESDAFDLVIATRFHNPEGSPYRKFIKWDRLSTPEEIALDPKVEQSADVVIDKATYMAGDEIAASLKAFGIAKVLVVGIDTDVCVLQNAAYLFDHGFEVSIDLEGCATNGGAEADAAAVRLLERTIGRDHVLGSQHQTLASTG; encoded by the coding sequence ATGCACCGCGAGAGCACAGCCCTGTTGGTGGTGGATGTTCAGGCAGGATTCATCAGCCCTTATACGCAGCGCGCACTTCCTCGAATCCATGAATTGATCGAAAGCGATGCTTTTGATCTTGTGATTGCGACGAGATTCCATAACCCTGAGGGGTCTCCCTATCGCAAATTCATCAAATGGGATCGCCTTTCTACGCCCGAAGAGATCGCCCTGGATCCAAAGGTCGAACAAAGCGCGGACGTCGTTATCGACAAAGCGACGTATATGGCCGGAGACGAGATCGCAGCTTCCCTCAAAGCCTTCGGTATAGCAAAGGTGTTAGTCGTAGGAATCGACACGGATGTATGCGTCTTGCAAAACGCTGCCTACCTATTCGACCACGGCTTTGAGGTCTCCATTGATCTTGAAGGATGCGCGACCAATGGCGGTGCCGAAGCAGATGCCGCGGCCGTCAGGCTGTTGGAGCGCACCATCGGCAGGGACCACGTATTGGGGTCTCAACACCAAACGCTGGCTTCCACAGGCTAG
- the cobA gene encoding uroporphyrinogen-III C-methyltransferase yields MNDPLQPIHPVVLIGGGPGAWDLITVRGMRRLQDAEVILADHLGPTAELSQLVDVTTKHIIDVSKLPYGKQVAQERINELLIEHARAGKKVARLKGGDPYIFGRGFEELQACAEAGVPCEVVPGVTSAVSVPALAGVPVTQRGVVHNFTVISGHLPPRHEKSLNDWEALARTGGTLSVIMGVKNAPKIADALMQAGRDAETPAVVIQEGSTEAERVVRCTLGTLGATMREHEIKPPAVYVIGEVAGL; encoded by the coding sequence ATGAACGATCCATTGCAGCCCATCCATCCCGTGGTACTCATCGGCGGCGGTCCCGGCGCCTGGGACCTCATCACGGTGCGTGGAATGCGCAGGCTGCAAGACGCTGAGGTGATCCTCGCCGACCACCTCGGTCCCACGGCTGAGCTTTCCCAGCTTGTCGACGTCACCACGAAGCACATCATCGACGTATCCAAGCTGCCCTACGGCAAGCAAGTGGCGCAGGAACGCATCAACGAGCTGCTGATTGAACACGCCCGGGCGGGTAAGAAAGTGGCGCGCTTGAAAGGCGGCGATCCATACATTTTCGGGCGCGGCTTTGAGGAACTGCAAGCGTGTGCAGAAGCCGGAGTGCCCTGCGAAGTGGTGCCGGGTGTCACCAGCGCCGTGTCGGTACCAGCGCTTGCCGGAGTGCCCGTGACGCAGCGAGGCGTGGTGCATAACTTCACCGTCATTTCCGGGCACCTGCCCCCAAGGCATGAAAAGAGCCTGAATGATTGGGAGGCGCTGGCGCGCACCGGCGGCACCCTGAGCGTGATCATGGGCGTGAAGAACGCACCGAAGATCGCCGATGCGCTCATGCAAGCAGGACGCGATGCCGAGACACCAGCGGTGGTTATTCAGGAAGGTTCCACCGAAGCCGAACGCGTGGTGCGCTGCACGCTGGGAACTCTTGGGGCGACGATGCGTGAGCACGAGATCAAGCCGCCTGCCGTGTACGTGATTGGGGAGGTCGCGGGGTTGTAG
- a CDS encoding ATP-binding protein, which translates to MADSRTLFPFSAVVGQDRLQLALILTAIQPRIGGVVIRGEKGTAKTTTVRAFARLLFDAPLINLPIGATEDRVVGSIDMETVLTTGRAEYQPGLMAAADGGVLYVDEVNLLADHLVDALLDAAATGVVSVERDGVSYSSPANFVLVGTMNPEEGELRPQLLDRFGLAVDVAASRDVEVRAEIMRRRLAFEDAPEHYAAQWQTRDQALAEQIVAARERLGALALSEVNLARIAHLCATFDVDGMRADLVIARTALAHAAWRGASQVEDEDIRVAAELALPHRKRRNPFDEPGLDQDQLDDAMDQAQQEHPDPQESDTEQQPQQQDSPQPNEPGDTPTQDGKEDSAATGAPFRP; encoded by the coding sequence GTGGCAGACTCGCGCACACTCTTTCCCTTCTCAGCAGTAGTGGGGCAGGACCGCCTACAATTGGCGCTCATCCTCACCGCGATCCAACCCCGCATTGGTGGGGTGGTGATCAGAGGCGAAAAAGGCACCGCGAAAACAACCACGGTGCGGGCTTTCGCGCGCTTGCTTTTCGACGCCCCCCTGATCAATCTCCCCATCGGCGCCACCGAGGACCGCGTGGTGGGGTCCATCGATATGGAAACGGTGCTCACCACCGGGCGCGCCGAGTATCAACCGGGTCTCATGGCCGCGGCCGATGGCGGCGTGCTGTACGTGGATGAAGTCAATCTGTTGGCCGACCACCTCGTGGACGCCTTGCTCGACGCCGCAGCCACGGGTGTGGTGAGCGTGGAGCGCGACGGTGTTTCTTATAGCTCGCCCGCCAATTTTGTGCTGGTGGGCACGATGAACCCGGAGGAAGGGGAGCTGCGCCCCCAATTGCTGGATCGCTTCGGTTTGGCCGTGGATGTTGCCGCTTCGCGCGATGTGGAAGTGCGCGCGGAAATCATGCGCCGCAGGCTCGCCTTTGAGGACGCGCCCGAGCACTACGCAGCGCAGTGGCAGACGCGGGACCAGGCGCTGGCGGAACAGATCGTTGCTGCACGCGAGCGCCTGGGGGCATTGGCACTGTCGGAGGTAAACCTGGCGCGTATTGCGCACTTGTGCGCTACCTTCGACGTCGACGGCATGCGAGCAGACCTCGTGATTGCCCGCACGGCACTCGCTCATGCTGCGTGGCGTGGCGCTTCCCAGGTGGAGGACGAAGATATTCGCGTGGCCGCCGAACTCGCCCTGCCGCACCGCAAACGGCGCAATCCCTTCGACGAGCCCGGCCTCGATCAAGATCAGCTCGACGATGCCATGGATCAAGCACAACAAGAACACCCCGATCCGCAGGAATCTGATACGGAGCAGCAACCGCAGCAGCAGGATTCACCGCAGCCGAATGAGCCGGGTGACACCCCCACGCAAGACGGCAAGGAGGACAGCGCCGCCACGGGCGCCCCCTTTCGCCCCTAA
- the yaaA gene encoding peroxide stress protein YaaA: MLIVLPPSETKASGGEGAPLDFESLSFSSLNQTRRAIARDLAALPVDQALEVLGISEKLRPEAEANRVLMSAPTMPAILRYTGVLFDALDAPSLPEQSWVRLAIGSALFGVVGAQDMIPKYRLSGGTKLPTSDGQLPTMKKRWGKAITKALQASEELILDLRSGTYQQLGRVPGAVTVRVESVQADGSRKVVSHFNKHYKGLLARELALSDAQPQNVSEVAVAARDAGFVIEENEKKPLELTMVVKG; the protein is encoded by the coding sequence ATGCTCATCGTCCTTCCTCCCTCAGAAACCAAGGCCTCCGGTGGCGAAGGCGCACCTCTGGATTTCGAGTCGCTTTCCTTTTCAAGCCTGAACCAAACCCGCCGCGCAATCGCCCGCGACCTCGCCGCGCTTCCCGTTGATCAGGCCTTGGAAGTCTTGGGCATTTCAGAAAAACTTCGCCCCGAGGCCGAAGCTAATCGCGTACTCATGAGCGCCCCAACCATGCCCGCAATCCTGCGATACACCGGGGTGCTTTTCGACGCCCTCGATGCCCCTTCCCTACCCGAGCAATCTTGGGTACGCCTCGCTATTGGTTCGGCGCTGTTTGGTGTGGTGGGTGCTCAGGACATGATCCCCAAGTATCGACTTTCCGGGGGCACGAAGTTGCCCACCTCAGACGGGCAACTACCCACTATGAAGAAGCGCTGGGGTAAAGCAATCACTAAGGCGCTGCAGGCATCTGAGGAACTGATCTTGGATTTACGTTCAGGCACCTATCAGCAACTTGGTCGCGTACCGGGCGCTGTGACCGTGCGTGTGGAATCCGTACAAGCCGATGGCTCGCGCAAGGTGGTCAGCCACTTTAATAAGCACTACAAAGGGCTTTTAGCTAGGGAGCTGGCATTGTCTGATGCGCAGCCTCAAAATGTTTCCGAGGTGGCTGTCGCGGCGCGGGATGCCGGCTTTGTGATCGAAGAAAACGAAAAGAAACCACTGGAACTCACCATGGTGGTGAAAGGCTAG